A genomic segment from Deinococcus sp. YIM 77859 encodes:
- a CDS encoding nicotinate phosphoribosyltransferase: MTQGSTLFTDLYQLTMMQGYFRHGLHTQEAVFDLYFRRNPFRGGFAVWAGLEPALDRLAALRFSEDDLAYLDTLGLFGPDFLDALRSWRFRGRVTAFREGSAVFPHEPLLTVQAPLWEAQLVETALLNTVNFQTLVATKAARCVLAAEASPFGGQVVEFGARRAQGPDGALSAARAAVVGGAAGTSNVEAGRRYGLPVIGTHAHAWVESFPDELTAFRAYAELYPDSTVLLLDTVDTLGSGLPNALTVARELRARGHELRGVRLDSGDLAYLSRRIRAAFDEAGFGDVKIVASNDLSESVIASVIAEGGRVDIYGVGTQLVTAGGEGGGALGGVFKLARLNGVPKMKLTGDPTKSSLPGLKRVWRALDTDGTYALDALTLGEPPRPGARISDPTNPLRFSHVPAGLQWQEAHAVVMEGGQRTLPAEPLADLQARARADLARLPAGTLRPLNPHIYRVSLGADVAALRDRVAESLRAHIGV; this comes from the coding sequence ATGACGCAAGGTTCTACCCTCTTTACCGACCTCTACCAGCTCACGATGATGCAGGGCTACTTCAGGCACGGCCTGCACACCCAAGAGGCGGTGTTTGATCTGTACTTCCGCCGCAATCCCTTTCGTGGGGGCTTTGCCGTGTGGGCGGGGCTGGAACCCGCGCTCGACCGGCTTGCGGCGCTGCGCTTTTCTGAAGACGACCTCGCCTACCTGGACACGCTGGGCCTCTTCGGGCCGGATTTTCTGGACGCGCTGCGGAGCTGGAGATTCCGGGGCCGCGTCACTGCGTTTCGCGAGGGGAGCGCCGTCTTTCCGCACGAGCCGCTGCTGACTGTGCAGGCGCCCCTTTGGGAGGCGCAGCTTGTGGAGACGGCGCTGCTGAATACCGTCAACTTTCAGACCCTGGTGGCGACGAAGGCGGCCCGCTGCGTCCTTGCCGCCGAGGCGAGCCCCTTCGGCGGGCAGGTCGTCGAGTTTGGGGCGCGGCGCGCGCAGGGACCAGACGGCGCCCTCAGCGCGGCCCGGGCCGCCGTCGTGGGGGGCGCGGCCGGCACCAGCAACGTGGAGGCCGGGCGACGCTACGGCCTGCCGGTGATCGGCACGCACGCCCACGCCTGGGTGGAGAGTTTTCCGGATGAGCTGACCGCCTTTCGCGCCTACGCCGAGCTGTACCCCGACAGCACCGTGCTGCTGCTCGATACGGTAGACACCCTGGGCAGTGGCCTCCCCAATGCCCTCACGGTGGCGCGCGAGCTGCGGGCACGGGGCCACGAGCTGCGCGGCGTGCGGCTAGACAGCGGTGACCTCGCGTACCTCTCGCGCCGCATTCGGGCCGCCTTTGACGAGGCGGGCTTCGGTGACGTGAAGATCGTTGCCAGTAACGACCTCTCCGAGTCCGTCATCGCCTCTGTGATCGCGGAGGGCGGCCGGGTGGACATCTACGGCGTCGGGACGCAGCTCGTCACGGCGGGCGGCGAGGGCGGTGGGGCGCTGGGCGGCGTCTTCAAGCTCGCTCGGCTGAACGGCGTTCCCAAGATGAAGCTGACGGGTGACCCCACCAAGTCCAGCCTGCCTGGCCTCAAGCGCGTCTGGCGCGCGCTGGACACGGACGGCACGTACGCCCTAGACGCCCTGACCCTGGGTGAGCCGCCCCGCCCCGGCGCCCGCATCAGCGATCCCACCAACCCCCTGCGCTTTTCTCACGTGCCCGCGGGCCTGCAGTGGCAAGAAGCCCACGCGGTGGTGATGGAGGGCGGGCAGCGCACCCTCCCCGCCGAGCCGCTCGCCGACCTGCAGGCCAGAGCCCGGGCCGACCTCGCCCGCCTTCCCGCCGGGACCCTGCGCCCCCTGAATCCCCACATCTACCGCGTGAGCCTGGGCGCCGACGTGGCCGCGCTGCGCGACCGGGTGGCAGAGAGCCTGCGCGCGCACATCGGCGTATGA
- a CDS encoding adenylyltransferase/cytidyltransferase family protein, with amino-acid sequence MRPAAVYVGRFQPPHAAHLGTVLHALEWAERVLVLLGSANLARSVRNPFSAPERAAMFRGALREVGGQRGRVLFRPLADHFDAVLWAAEVREVVAGVFGPRVPITLIGHEKDASSAYLRWFPGWSRLSTPPVPGLNATDLRAAFLTGRPLPPGVPEAVHAFLARFARTPAFARLQREWAAVAAARAALPPGTHLHEERWLHVREEQVWLHARREPIGDGLWELPGRVLPPAHKPPPGAAALFDDPARALVLPTTAHVWLGPPPAAFVARPVPLRRALALPRRFFEDHHVILTRLLQGTPSPTDELGQGFGEPFTKH; translated from the coding sequence ATGAGGCCCGCTGCCGTCTACGTAGGCCGGTTTCAGCCCCCGCATGCGGCGCACCTCGGTACGGTGCTGCACGCGCTGGAGTGGGCTGAACGGGTGCTCGTCCTGCTGGGGAGTGCCAACCTCGCCCGCAGCGTTCGCAACCCCTTCAGTGCGCCCGAGCGCGCGGCGATGTTCCGAGGAGCCCTGCGGGAGGTCGGAGGACAACGGGGCCGGGTGCTGTTTCGCCCCCTTGCCGACCATTTCGACGCGGTTCTTTGGGCCGCGGAGGTGCGCGAGGTGGTGGCCGGGGTCTTCGGCCCGCGGGTTCCCATCACCCTCATCGGCCACGAAAAGGACGCCAGCAGCGCCTACCTGCGTTGGTTTCCCGGCTGGTCACGGCTGAGCACGCCCCCTGTGCCGGGGCTGAACGCCACCGACCTGCGCGCGGCTTTCCTGACCGGGCGGCCCCTGCCCCCCGGGGTGCCGGAGGCAGTTCATGCTTTTCTGGCCCGCTTTGCCCGGACCCCCGCCTTTGCCCGTCTGCAGAGGGAATGGGCGGCGGTGGCGGCGGCCCGCGCTGCCCTTCCCCCCGGCACCCACCTCCACGAGGAACGCTGGCTGCACGTGCGGGAGGAGCAGGTTTGGCTGCACGCGCGCCGCGAACCCATCGGGGACGGCCTGTGGGAATTGCCGGGCCGGGTTCTCCCGCCGGCCCACAAGCCGCCACCGGGAGCCGCGGCCCTGTTCGACGATCCCGCTCGTGCCCTCGTCTTGCCCACCACCGCCCACGTGTGGTTGGGTCCGCCGCCCGCCGCGTTCGTCGCGCGGCCCGTCCCCCTGCGCCGCGCTCTCGCCTTGCCGCGCCGCTTTTTTGAGGATCATCACGTCATCCTCACGCGGCTGCTGCAAGGCACCCCATCCCCGACAGATGAACTGGGCCAGGGCTTTGGCGAGCCCTTTACCAAACATTGA
- a CDS encoding ferritin-like domain-containing protein produces MSHDQTTPAPQTPEAQTLDRRAALGTLGKFGLGVAAFGLTGTPALAAPAKNMDADVLNFALNLEYLEAAFYLAAVGRVNELRAIGGGAEIRLPAGLDRMSGMQFKDSNVQALARDIAEDELAHVKFLYGALGKAAAPRPVLDLAGAFDAAGRAASGGKIKGFNPYANDLFFLHGAFIFEDVGVTAYNGAATLITNPAYLQAAAGILAVEAYHGGAIRSMLYEQRQISAAAGLYVGQVVQAISNLRGKVGGGKDLGLTDAAGNAVFAPADRNGVAFPRSTREVLNIVYLAPGAHRGGFYPNGLNGNIK; encoded by the coding sequence ATGAGTCACGACCAGACCACGCCCGCCCCCCAGACCCCCGAAGCCCAGACCCTCGACCGCCGCGCCGCTCTGGGTACCCTCGGCAAGTTTGGCCTGGGCGTCGCCGCCTTCGGCCTCACCGGGACCCCCGCGCTCGCCGCGCCCGCCAAGAACATGGATGCGGACGTGCTGAATTTCGCCCTCAACCTGGAGTACCTCGAGGCGGCCTTCTATCTCGCGGCTGTGGGCCGGGTGAACGAGCTGCGCGCCATCGGAGGTGGGGCGGAGATTCGTCTGCCCGCGGGACTCGACCGCATGAGCGGGATGCAGTTCAAGGATTCGAACGTGCAGGCGCTGGCCCGCGATATCGCGGAAGACGAGCTGGCGCACGTGAAGTTCCTGTACGGGGCGCTGGGCAAGGCCGCTGCGCCGCGCCCGGTCCTTGACCTTGCGGGGGCTTTTGACGCGGCCGGGCGGGCGGCGAGCGGGGGCAAAATCAAGGGCTTCAACCCCTACGCGAATGACCTCTTCTTCCTGCACGGGGCCTTTATTTTCGAGGATGTGGGTGTCACCGCGTACAACGGTGCGGCCACCCTGATCACCAACCCTGCCTACCTCCAGGCGGCGGCGGGCATCTTGGCGGTCGAGGCGTATCACGGCGGGGCCATCCGCTCCATGCTCTACGAGCAGCGGCAGATCAGTGCGGCAGCTGGGCTCTATGTCGGCCAGGTCGTGCAGGCGATCAGCAACCTGCGCGGCAAGGTTGGCGGCGGCAAGGATCTGGGCCTGACGGACGCGGCGGGGAACGCCGTGTTCGCTCCGGCCGACCGGAATGGGGTCGCCTTCCCCCGCAGCACACGCGAGGTGCTGAACATCGTCTACCTGGCTCCGGGTGCCCATAGGGGCGGCTTCTACCCCAATGGGCTCAACGGCAACATCAAGTAG
- the meaB gene encoding methylmalonyl Co-A mutase-associated GTPase MeaB, with protein MTAASSHPLASPLRQGQRRALARAITLIESTRPDHEAEAQRLLAELLPHAGKSVRVGLTGVPGVGKSTFIEALGVFLADAGHRVAVLAVDPSSARSGGSIMGDKTRMPRLTVHPNAFIRPSPSGGTLGGVSRRTREAITLCEAAGYDVLLVETVGVGQSETQVAAMTDLFVLLTLPNAGDELQGIKRGIMELADLCVVNKADTDKEAATRAQTELTAALKLLTPQGASWRPRALQASALTGAGIPEVWAAVEAYRQAVDIAAKRRAQTALWFDDLLREAAWRAFQSGVDAEKLRALRAEVLAGTLTPVQGVRALLSPAP; from the coding sequence GTGACGGCGGCCTCCTCCCATCCTCTCGCGTCCCCCCTGCGTCAGGGGCAGCGCCGCGCGTTGGCACGCGCCATTACCCTGATCGAGAGCACTCGGCCCGACCACGAGGCAGAAGCCCAGCGCCTGCTGGCCGAGCTCCTGCCACACGCTGGAAAGTCCGTCCGAGTCGGCCTCACCGGGGTGCCGGGCGTGGGCAAGAGCACCTTTATCGAGGCGCTGGGTGTGTTTTTGGCCGACGCCGGGCACCGGGTCGCGGTGCTCGCCGTAGATCCCAGCAGCGCCCGCAGCGGCGGCTCGATCATGGGCGACAAGACGCGGATGCCCCGGTTGACCGTTCACCCCAACGCCTTTATCCGCCCCAGCCCCAGCGGAGGCACGCTGGGCGGCGTCTCCAGGCGCACCCGCGAGGCGATCACCCTCTGCGAGGCTGCTGGATACGACGTGCTGCTGGTCGAGACGGTCGGCGTGGGCCAGTCGGAAACGCAGGTGGCCGCCATGACTGACCTCTTCGTGCTGCTGACCCTCCCGAACGCCGGGGACGAGCTTCAGGGCATCAAGCGGGGGATCATGGAACTGGCTGACCTGTGCGTCGTCAACAAGGCGGACACCGACAAGGAGGCCGCCACCCGTGCCCAAACCGAACTGACAGCGGCCCTGAAACTCCTGACGCCCCAAGGAGCTTCCTGGCGGCCCCGCGCGCTGCAGGCCTCCGCCCTCACCGGAGCGGGGATTCCGGAAGTTTGGGCCGCAGTGGAGGCCTACCGCCAGGCGGTGGACATAGCCGCCAAACGTCGCGCCCAAACCGCCCTGTGGTTCGACGACCTGCTGCGCGAGGCGGCTTGGCGGGCCTTTCAGTCCGGCGTGGACGCAGAAAAGCTGCGGGCCCTGCGCGCCGAGGTGCTGGCAGGAACGCTCACCCCGGTACAGGGGGTGCGGGCCCTGCTCTCCCCCGCCCCATGA
- a CDS encoding SDR family oxidoreductase has translation MTQQETSLRSSAFVTGASKGIGFAVAQALAGAGYAVTLTSRHQDEVEAAARQIGQDARGVQCDVRDPRALQAAVDAHVAAFGGLDVLFVNAGVGHFASAEDLTTEQWQEVIDTNLSGAFYTVKAAIPALKRRGGYIFTLSSLAGKNPFAGGAAYNASKFGLNGLSEVLMLDLRQYGIKVTQIMPGSVATFFNGHTPSEADAWKIQPEDIAQLTLDLLNMPARTLPSRVEVRPSRPPQK, from the coding sequence ATGACGCAGCAGGAGACTTCACTCCGTTCCAGTGCTTTTGTGACCGGCGCCAGCAAGGGCATCGGCTTTGCCGTCGCGCAGGCCCTGGCGGGCGCGGGCTACGCTGTCACCCTGACCAGCCGCCATCAGGACGAGGTGGAGGCCGCCGCCCGGCAGATCGGCCAGGATGCTCGGGGCGTGCAGTGCGACGTGCGTGATCCCCGGGCGCTTCAGGCGGCCGTTGATGCCCACGTCGCGGCCTTTGGTGGGCTCGACGTGCTGTTTGTGAACGCGGGGGTAGGGCATTTCGCAAGCGCCGAAGACCTCACCACCGAGCAGTGGCAGGAGGTGATCGACACCAACCTCAGCGGCGCCTTCTACACGGTCAAGGCGGCCATCCCCGCCCTCAAGCGCCGGGGCGGGTACATCTTTACGCTCTCGAGCCTCGCCGGAAAAAATCCCTTTGCGGGCGGCGCGGCGTACAACGCCAGCAAATTCGGCCTCAACGGCCTTTCCGAAGTGCTGATGCTCGACCTGAGGCAGTACGGCATCAAGGTCACCCAGATCATGCCTGGCAGCGTCGCCACCTTCTTTAACGGGCACACGCCCAGCGAGGCCGACGCCTGGAAGATTCAGCCCGAGGACATCGCCCAACTCACCCTCGACCTGCTGAACATGCCCGCGCGTACGCTTCCCAGCCGGGTCGAGGTGCGGCCCAGCCGGCCGCCGCAGAAGTAG
- the smpB gene encoding SsrA-binding protein SmpB, protein MRRVYTNRRAYHEYELLDRFEAGIALTGSEVKSVRAGGVDFRDAFARLVGGNIELEGLYIPTYVEATYNNHEPRRSRRLLLHREEISKLKRALEQKGLTLVPTRLYQKGRIFKVELALARGKKLHDKRRAEAEKTLRRELREL, encoded by the coding sequence ATGCGCCGCGTGTACACCAACCGCCGCGCCTACCACGAGTACGAGCTCCTCGACCGGTTCGAGGCGGGCATCGCTCTGACGGGCAGCGAGGTCAAGAGCGTGCGCGCCGGAGGCGTGGACTTCCGGGACGCCTTTGCGCGCCTTGTCGGCGGCAACATCGAGCTGGAGGGCCTCTACATTCCCACCTACGTTGAAGCGACCTACAACAACCATGAGCCCCGCAGAAGTCGCCGTCTGCTGCTGCACCGCGAGGAGATCAGCAAGCTGAAGCGGGCGCTGGAACAAAAGGGCCTGACGCTGGTGCCCACCCGCCTCTACCAGAAGGGCCGAATCTTTAAGGTCGAACTCGCCCTGGCGCGCGGCAAGAAGCTGCACGACAAGCGCCGAGCCGAGGCGGAAAAGACGCTGCGCCGGGAGCTGCGCGAGCTATGA
- a CDS encoding N-acetylmuramoyl-L-alanine amidase translates to MRGRLSRPLLLSAALLCAGLAGAQLAFTRLNLAGQQVQAINLYGAEYAREDVLKRLVDVTREGQVVRVDGFGHTLLLPIDEDQQRATTDFNTVQLDTERVRARAATLVNGNLYLPLDTLARGLGAQYEAGSFRVVPASLQGVSSRAGKDSDRLVLDLTRDVPLTHELRGTVVTVTLPGVQGEPRRYTTRGAFVPRAEVTRSGNDLKLSFPLPPGSGYRVYRVVRPGGARIVVDAGPGVPYTSPVLLERIARPLIVLDPARVTGLGRDVTLDVARRAAELLNKAGWQVKLTRDAQSALGLNQKLALARRSDVYLALDLGRFPGSERGGVTVYEPVGRSSAQLVNAVRSGGEAPYIDLVVGNGGGTRRLSELLRGELKGGGVTAKADSVRRALMLGEAPQAALLLELGWTGNAEDRAKLSVDERLQAMSVAVARSIATYLTARANNAGRANSAASGVNP, encoded by the coding sequence ATGAGGGGCCGCCTCTCCAGACCCCTGCTGCTGTCGGCGGCGCTGCTGTGCGCCGGGTTGGCGGGAGCGCAGCTCGCCTTTACGCGGCTGAATCTCGCCGGGCAGCAGGTGCAGGCGATCAACCTGTATGGGGCGGAGTACGCCCGTGAGGACGTGCTCAAGCGCCTCGTAGACGTGACGCGAGAGGGTCAGGTGGTACGGGTTGACGGCTTCGGGCACACGCTGCTGCTCCCCATCGACGAGGACCAGCAGCGCGCCACCACCGATTTCAATACCGTGCAGCTCGACACCGAACGGGTCCGGGCGCGCGCGGCCACCCTGGTGAACGGGAACCTTTACCTGCCGCTCGACACGCTGGCCCGCGGCCTGGGCGCGCAGTACGAAGCGGGAAGTTTCCGAGTGGTCCCGGCAAGCCTGCAAGGGGTCAGCAGCCGAGCAGGCAAGGACAGTGATCGGCTCGTGCTTGACCTCACCCGCGACGTGCCCTTGACCCACGAGCTCCGCGGCACGGTGGTGACCGTCACCCTACCGGGTGTGCAGGGCGAGCCGCGGCGCTACACCACCCGGGGAGCCTTTGTGCCCCGCGCGGAGGTGACCCGCAGCGGGAACGACCTGAAGCTCAGTTTTCCCCTCCCGCCCGGCAGCGGCTACCGGGTCTACCGAGTGGTGCGGCCCGGCGGCGCGCGAATCGTGGTGGACGCCGGTCCCGGGGTGCCGTACACCAGTCCCGTCCTGCTGGAGCGCATCGCGCGGCCCCTGATCGTGCTGGACCCCGCCCGGGTCACGGGACTGGGCCGTGACGTGACGCTGGACGTGGCGCGGCGCGCCGCCGAGCTGCTGAACAAGGCTGGGTGGCAGGTAAAACTAACCCGCGACGCACAGAGCGCGCTGGGCCTCAACCAGAAACTGGCCCTCGCGCGGCGAAGTGACGTGTACCTGGCGCTGGACCTGGGCCGTTTTCCGGGCAGTGAGCGGGGCGGCGTCACCGTGTATGAACCGGTGGGGCGCAGCTCGGCACAGCTTGTGAACGCGGTGCGTAGCGGCGGCGAAGCCCCCTACATCGACCTTGTGGTCGGGAATGGCGGCGGAACCCGGCGGCTCAGCGAGTTGCTGCGCGGTGAACTCAAGGGCGGGGGGGTGACCGCCAAAGCGGACAGTGTGCGCCGCGCGCTGATGTTGGGCGAGGCCCCGCAGGCCGCCCTGCTGCTGGAGCTGGGCTGGACCGGAAATGCGGAGGACCGCGCCAAGCTGAGTGTGGACGAGCGCCTTCAGGCGATGTCGGTGGCGGTGGCGCGGTCCATCGCGACCTACCTGACGGCCCGTGCCAACAACGCGGGCCGAGCGAACTCGGCCGCCAGCGGGGTGAACCCGTGA
- a CDS encoding GerMN domain-containing protein → MKRLFSLFNVVSLALLAAAAYAYQEVRRPPETPAPPRLELQEKREVQVRVYYTDPQVQTLKPETRTVQVTNESSGTLAQAALNTWAAGPNTSGVLPVVPKGSEPPKVWLRGVHYYVNLPETYRELRYGTSGERMLLCSLTRTLLEKSGQDVTFLVGGQNADTLGHLDLREPYTRQDCADQ, encoded by the coding sequence GTGAAGCGGCTCTTTTCCCTCTTCAACGTGGTGAGCCTGGCGCTGCTGGCCGCTGCGGCCTATGCCTACCAGGAGGTGCGGCGTCCCCCCGAGACCCCCGCGCCTCCCCGGCTGGAACTTCAGGAAAAGCGTGAGGTGCAGGTCAGGGTGTACTACACCGACCCGCAGGTGCAGACCCTCAAGCCCGAGACGCGTACCGTGCAGGTCACGAACGAGAGCTCCGGCACGTTGGCCCAGGCGGCCCTGAACACTTGGGCGGCTGGGCCAAACACCTCCGGCGTTCTTCCCGTCGTGCCCAAAGGCAGCGAGCCCCCCAAGGTTTGGCTGCGCGGCGTGCACTATTACGTCAACCTCCCTGAAACCTACCGCGAGCTGCGCTACGGCACGAGCGGTGAGCGAATGCTGCTGTGTAGCCTCACCCGGACCCTGCTCGAAAAAAGCGGCCAGGACGTGACCTTTCTGGTGGGTGGTCAGAACGCCGACACGCTGGGGCACCTGGATCTGCGCGAGCCGTACACGCGGCAGGACTGTGCCGACCAGTAG
- a CDS encoding chromosome segregation SMC family protein yields the protein MLQSITLQGFKSFADRTRLEFGPGVSAIIGPNGSGKSNVVEALRWATHQARARELRAGRGTELIFHGSGGKAPLGLAEVQVELLTEGGRVNVTRRVYRDGTGEQDLNGRPARARDVQAALSGTGLGPGGLAVIGQGEVSGVVQAEGRTLLGYVQEAAGLSRAVAARQETEARLREADGHLEQLRLVQGERAAGVARLAQAAQAARVHRDLTSRVLTLEDALKRERQAALVREIAAARAEANTLETRSAELAAEVQAAAGRVEAAREAVAEARARADAFAGALDTLRAAREAHAQAERYAGHLQAEAERLRAELAALPQSPPAEAAPDLPALEVAVTVARADAEAAERRAQALDADLSRARERAARAAEAAARVDASRETLGAELERAEGNLEAALEALASARQRLEAVGRAREQAEAEYAALAARRAQEQAHERHLTAELARLQASEAPLRRERERLEQVLSSYARYGEGARNALRLDHPGIVGSVADLLTVPAEYETAVTAALGRRLEQIVVHSGEDARAIIEELKRVGGRATFLPLDLLRARPRRDGPLLREAGVIGNLADLCPTDPPVVGEAILADTLVVADLRAATRLARAHASRPRLVTLDGELLEAGGAITGGRLRDAGFSVLADQRRLGEIDAELEDVDRQSARLQAELGRVQALLSSGAQDHDTLLAARERAAREEREAERRVTELEAQTRSLTAHRERLRARLAATTSPAPARSQEPAPDPTELAAALLAARRAAEDGRARERAALEALALARELDGAWRAFRSARARAADLRERLAANASALAAQEAHLAAAAAEVARREAALGTLDEHELYRAEKARDAAAQAYTLLIGEQNKVRARLEDLRLLIARREGALEALPEGCSPPGTPREWTAELTRIRAELERLGPVNARAEADHALASAELERLNAELHDAEAAAAELRAHLAELASAENAATRAAFDRVNAAFRDYAAELLGGQGELEPEHDETGRLTGLRLAVQPKGKRTRAMNLLSAGERTMAGLGFLFALNHAGGEGGSGGLPLAVLDEVDAPLDEANIRRFTAFLERFSARGAQFLLVTHQKATMEVAHALWGVTTDSSGASRVLSIRQAEEALGR from the coding sequence ATGCTCCAGAGCATCACCCTCCAGGGGTTCAAGAGTTTTGCGGACCGTACCCGACTGGAATTCGGTCCGGGGGTATCGGCCATCATCGGGCCGAACGGCAGTGGCAAAAGCAATGTGGTGGAGGCGCTGCGCTGGGCGACCCATCAGGCGCGGGCGCGTGAGCTGCGCGCCGGGCGCGGTACAGAGCTGATCTTTCACGGCAGCGGTGGCAAGGCGCCCCTTGGGCTGGCGGAAGTGCAGGTGGAACTGCTGACCGAGGGGGGCCGGGTGAACGTGACCCGCCGGGTATACCGCGACGGCACGGGCGAGCAGGACCTCAACGGCCGCCCCGCCCGCGCCCGTGACGTGCAGGCCGCGCTGAGCGGCACCGGGCTGGGGCCGGGGGGGCTCGCCGTGATCGGGCAGGGTGAAGTCAGCGGCGTCGTGCAGGCCGAGGGCCGTACCCTGCTGGGCTACGTGCAGGAGGCGGCGGGTCTCTCGCGGGCGGTGGCGGCTCGGCAGGAGACAGAAGCGCGCCTGCGCGAGGCGGACGGGCATCTGGAGCAGCTTCGGCTGGTGCAGGGGGAGCGGGCAGCGGGGGTGGCGAGGCTCGCGCAGGCGGCCCAGGCCGCGCGGGTACACCGTGACCTCACAAGCCGGGTTCTTACCCTCGAAGACGCCCTGAAGCGTGAGCGGCAAGCTGCCCTGGTGCGCGAGATCGCGGCGGCCCGCGCGGAGGCGAACACGCTGGAGACCCGCAGTGCCGAACTCGCCGCCGAGGTGCAGGCCGCCGCTGGACGGGTGGAGGCCGCGCGTGAGGCGGTGGCGGAGGCCCGCGCCCGAGCGGACGCCTTTGCGGGAGCGCTGGACACCCTGCGTGCGGCCCGCGAGGCCCACGCCCAGGCCGAACGGTACGCGGGGCACCTTCAGGCCGAGGCGGAACGGCTGCGCGCCGAACTCGCCGCTTTGCCGCAGAGCCCGCCCGCTGAGGCGGCCCCCGACCTCCCCGCCCTGGAGGTGGCCGTGACCGTGGCCCGCGCCGACGCCGAGGCCGCCGAGCGCCGCGCTCAGGCCCTGGACGCCGACCTGAGCCGTGCGCGCGAGCGGGCGGCCCGGGCGGCCGAGGCTGCGGCGCGGGTGGACGCCAGCCGCGAGACGCTGGGGGCGGAGCTCGAGCGCGCCGAGGGCAACCTGGAAGCGGCACTGGAGGCGTTGGCGTCGGCCCGCCAACGCCTGGAGGCGGTGGGCCGCGCCCGTGAGCAGGCCGAGGCCGAGTACGCCGCGCTCGCCGCCCGCCGCGCGCAGGAGCAGGCGCACGAGCGGCACCTGACGGCCGAACTCGCCCGCCTCCAGGCGAGCGAGGCCCCCCTGCGCCGCGAGCGTGAGCGGCTTGAACAGGTTCTGAGTTCCTATGCCCGCTACGGCGAGGGCGCGCGCAATGCCCTGCGGCTTGACCATCCCGGCATCGTGGGCTCGGTGGCGGACCTGCTGACTGTGCCCGCCGAGTACGAGACGGCCGTGACGGCCGCGCTCGGCCGCCGCCTGGAACAGATCGTCGTTCACAGCGGTGAGGACGCGCGAGCAATTATCGAGGAACTCAAGCGGGTGGGGGGGCGGGCGACCTTTCTCCCCCTCGACCTTCTTCGCGCTCGTCCGCGCCGTGACGGGCCGCTGCTGCGCGAGGCGGGCGTGATCGGGAACCTCGCGGACCTGTGCCCGACCGATCCCCCCGTGGTGGGTGAGGCGATCTTGGCCGACACGCTGGTCGTCGCGGACCTGCGTGCCGCGACCCGGCTTGCCCGCGCGCATGCGAGCCGCCCGCGCCTCGTCACCCTGGACGGCGAACTGCTGGAGGCTGGGGGCGCCATCACCGGCGGACGCCTGCGGGACGCGGGCTTCAGCGTGCTGGCCGACCAGCGCCGCTTGGGGGAGATTGACGCGGAACTGGAGGACGTAGACCGCCAGAGTGCTCGCCTTCAGGCTGAGCTCGGGAGGGTGCAGGCCCTCCTTTCGAGTGGCGCACAGGACCATGACACCCTGCTTGCCGCTCGCGAGCGCGCCGCCCGCGAGGAGCGTGAGGCCGAGCGGCGCGTCACCGAGCTGGAGGCGCAGACCCGCAGCCTGACGGCACACCGCGAACGGCTGCGGGCTCGCCTGGCCGCCACGACGTCCCCTGCCCCCGCGCGGTCGCAAGAGCCCGCGCCTGATCCTACCGAGCTCGCCGCCGCCCTGCTCGCGGCCCGCCGCGCGGCCGAGGATGGCCGCGCTCGGGAGCGGGCGGCCCTAGAAGCCCTCGCGCTCGCCCGCGAACTCGACGGGGCGTGGCGAGCCTTTCGCAGTGCCCGGGCCCGTGCTGCTGACCTGCGCGAGCGCCTCGCCGCGAACGCTTCGGCACTCGCGGCGCAAGAAGCCCACCTGGCGGCGGCCGCCGCTGAGGTGGCGCGGCGTGAGGCGGCCCTCGGCACCCTGGACGAGCACGAGCTGTACCGCGCCGAAAAGGCGCGCGACGCCGCTGCCCAAGCCTATACCCTCCTGATCGGCGAGCAGAACAAGGTGCGCGCCCGCCTTGAAGACCTGCGTCTGCTGATCGCCCGGCGTGAAGGAGCTCTGGAAGCTCTTCCCGAGGGGTGCAGTCCCCCCGGCACGCCCCGCGAGTGGACAGCAGAACTCACCCGCATCCGGGCCGAATTGGAACGCCTCGGCCCGGTGAACGCGCGCGCAGAGGCGGACCACGCCCTGGCCAGCGCCGAGCTCGAACGCCTGAATGCCGAGCTGCACGACGCGGAGGCGGCGGCTGCCGAACTGCGCGCGCACCTCGCCGAGCTGGCCAGCGCCGAGAACGCCGCGACCCGCGCCGCCTTTGACCGGGTGAATGCCGCCTTCCGCGACTATGCGGCCGAACTTCTGGGCGGACAGGGTGAGCTGGAGCCCGAGCACGACGAGACGGGCAGGCTCACGGGCCTGCGTCTTGCCGTGCAGCCGAAGGGGAAGCGCACCCGCGCCATGAACCTCCTGAGCGCGGGTGAGCGAACGATGGCGGGCCTGGGGTTCCTGTTTGCCCTGAACCATGCGGGCGGTGAGGGAGGCTCGGGAGGGCTCCCCCTCGCCGTGCTCGACGAGGTGGACGCGCCCCTGGACGAGGCGAACATCCGCCGCTTCACGGCTTTTCTCGAACGCTTCTCCGCGCGCGGCGCGCAGTTCCTGCTCGTCACGCACCAAAAGGCGACGATGGAGGTCGCGCACGCGCTTTGGGGCGTGACCACCGACTCGAGCGGGGCGAGCCGCGTGCTGAGCATTCGGCAGGCGGAGGAGGCGCTGGGGCGGTAA